GCTGTATTGAACGGGATTTTCAGACTGCCGAGTCTGGCCTTGAGCTGGGAATCAACTTCTTTCTCTTCGGCCAGTGCCAGCTCTACATTGTCGGCACCATCGGAGATGAGTAAAACACCCGCCAGAGGGCGTCCGCCTCCATAGCTTTGAATATTCTCAAGCGCTGCGAGTAAATCCGTGCTCTCACCCTTGGGAGTAGTACCGATGATGTCGCTGGAGATGGGTCCATCGAGATCGTAGAACTCAAGGATATGGTCCTCGCTTAGTTTTTTGATGGTTTCCTTGCTGCTTTCAAATACCTCAAGAACATCGTTGTAACGGTTGTTGGTTTTGTCGCTGCCCAGAGTCATGCTCATAGAGCGATCGATGACCACAGCGAATCGGTCTCTTACTTGACGAACGAGTCGTTCTTGAAGAGCGGGTTCAATGAGAAATCCCAACACCAAGAGTGCGCCAAGAATTCTAAGGATGCTTAAAGATATTTTACGACGGCTTGTTGCGTAAGAACGTATAACCAGAGCGGTGCCCAAAATCACTGCGCCAGAGAGTATCCAAATCCACTGCTCGGGCAGTGCTGAAAGCGATACCAGCGTCCAGTCTGTATAGTTTTCCGTATTCACCGACGTCTCTGCAAAATAAAGGGGATATGGACTTGGTCTTCTTTGTAGTCGAGGCACAAAGCATACATGACCAAGTTGATGCCTAAGCGGTACGTCATTTCTCGGGCACTTTCGCCTCCACTGCTCATCGTGTAGCGCCAAGAACCGAATTCGTCGCGAGCCATCGCTCCGCTCATATCGTTGGCGTAGTGGATCACGGAAAGTCGGCCGTCGGTGGTCATGCCCTCGAGGTGAGCTCTGCTTTTAATGCGGCCGCCGTGGCGTTCGAGTAAGAAAAAACTCTTGTAGAGAACGTGGTCTGGAGCCACGCGTTTAAGATTTTCACCGGGCAAGATTCGAGCGAGGTCCCGGCGTACACTTTGGTCAAACGGGCCGCCGAGGTTCCCGTCGCTTAGGTCGATCAAGAGTGTACCGCCGCGGGATAAAAATTGCCGCATTTGGCCAACAGCCACGGGACTCAATGGTGGAAAAGCTTCCTCTCCCTGCCAGAGCACGAAAGGCACCTTAAATATACTGTCAGTGTTGGGGTCAACGGGCAGCACATCGAGCGATGAGGCGATGCTGGTTCGCTTGCGAATTTCCCAACCGAGGCGGCTGAACCCGTTGTCTCGGGGAGAATTTTGGCCTCCGGGAACCTTGAGAAAGCCAAATTGGAACTCTGGTGGCTCTTTTTCTTGAGCCAATCCCGATCCTTGTCCCAGGAGGTTGAGCAATAATGTGATTATTATAAAAAACTTCAATTTCATCAGTTACTTACCGGTTTACCAGAACCTGTCGTGGCACACCATATCACTTCCCCAGAATGGGGAAAGGCCCAGTCTTGACGCGTCGTGTTATTCACGTCTCCTCTTGTAACTCTCTGCAACCATGCGCTAAAGCATGCCACCTGAGGTGTAGCGCTTGTCCAGTGGGCACGCTGATTTAGCGAGTCGCAACGCCATATAGATGACTTGAGAGTCTTGGAATACTCGATTTTTTACCGGCGGGGGCCGCGTGGGAAATAGGAGTGGCGTGAGGTCTAGCGAACCGGTGCCCCATTATTCTCGGCAGTGAGGGTTAAAGTGGCAAAGACGTTAATCGTGGTGGAATCACCAGCCAAAGCAAGAACGATTTCCAAGTTTCTTGGAGATGACTATATTGTCGAGTCTTCAATCGGCCATATTCGAGATTTGCCATCCAAGGCAGCCGAAATTCCCGCAGCGCATAAGAAAAAGCCATGGTCACGGATCGGCGTGAATGTAGACGAGGATTTCAAGCCCCTCTACATTGTACCTACGGCTAAGAAAGCCCAAGTTAAGAAACTAAAAGACTTGCTGGCTCAATCGGATGCACTCTTTCTGGCGACGGATGAGGATCGCGAGGGAGAAGCGATTGCGTGGCACCTGGTTGAGGTTTTAAAGCCTAAGGTTCCGATTCGCCGAATGGTCTTTCATGAAATCACTGAGCGCGCGATTCATGCCGCCATTGAAAACCCACGAGAAATTGACCACCGATTGGTGGAAGCGCAGGAAGCTCGGCGGATACTCGACCGACTTTACGGTTATGAGGTCAGCCCTCTTTTATGGCTCAAAATTAAGCCGCGTCTAAGCGCGGGTCGGGTGCAGTCCGTTGCGACACGTCTGATTGTTGAGCGTGAGCGCGACCGTATGGCGTTTAAGAGTTCTGCTTATTGGAGTTTGCGAGCAAACTTAGAGAAGGCTGGTGATGGCCTTAAAGTAGACGGTCTCTTGGCCGATATCGAGGGGCGCCGTATTGCTCTAACCCGCGACTTTGATGGCCTCACGGGAGAACTGACTGATAACGCCCGCCGGGATAACGTTATTCTTCTCGATGAAAAGGCTGCGATGGCCTTAACGGATTATATGACGGGTAAGCACGTTACCGTTACAGACATCATTGAAAAGCCTTTCACTCAAAAGCCGCAAGCACCATTTATTACGTCTACCCTTCAGCAGGAAGGAAGCCGCAAGCTTCGTTATACTGCCAAGCGAACGATGCGTGTGGCTCAGCGTTTGTACGAAAACGGTTACATTACTTATATGCGTACCGATTCGAATACGCTTTCACAAGAAGCGGTCAATGCGGCTCGCGCTCAAATTACTGAACTGTTTGGAGCAGAGTATGTTCCGGATGAGCCTCGTACTTACAAAGGTAAGGTAAAAGGCGCTCAGGAAGCACACGAAGCGATTCGTCCAGCAGGAACCGAATTCCGTACACCAGATAGCTTGCGCTCTGAACTCGATGATGACGCATTTAAGCTTTACGATTTGATCTGGCGTCGAACAGTGGCTTGCCAGATGAAGGATGCCAAAGGGCAACGAACTCAGGTTCGTATGAAGGCTGACATCACCGCAGCGGTGAGTGAAGCTGCCGGACAAGATGTTACGGGTAAGGCAACCTTTACCGCTTCTGGTAAGGTCATTACCTTTCCTGGATTCCTGAAAGCCTACCGTTTCACAGAAGACAACGATGGTGAATCAGAGTCGGATAACGAAGATAAGATTCTACCTCCGATGGCCAAAGGCGAGCAGCTCGATGCTAAAGAACTCAAGCCAGCTGGTCATAATACCAAACCACCTGCACGTTACACTGAAGCATCACTTGTTAAGATGCTTGAAGAGCGCGGTATTGGTCGTCCATCAACTTACGCATCGATTATCCAAACGATTCAAGACCGAGGGTATGTGTGGAAAAAGGGTGGAGCGCTTGTTCCTACTTTAACTGCCTTTGCAGTCACACAACTCTTAGAAGCACACTTTACGATGCTTGTGGATTACGAGTTTACGGCCCGTATGGAAAGTGATCTTGATAATATTTCCATGGGCGAGCAGCAGGCCATTCCATGGTTACACAAGTTCTACTTCGGGCTTGAACCAACGCCTGAGGAAGAGATTGAGGCTGCTGGCAAAAAGAGCATCAGCGAAGTTGGCTTAAAAGTTAAAATCTCGGCCAGTAAAGCCGCGATTGATGCCCGCGCGATTTCTACTGTTCCCCTGGGTGATTTAGAAGAGGGTGAATTGGTAGCCGCTCGCGTAGGTCGCTATGGTCCGTATTTGCAAATTGGCGATAGCGATAGACG
The Deltaproteobacteria bacterium DNA segment above includes these coding regions:
- a CDS encoding DUF4159 domain-containing protein, with product MAQEKEPPEFQFGFLKVPGGQNSPRDNGFSRLGWEIRKRTSIASSLDVLPVDPNTDSIFKVPFVLWQGEEAFPPLSPVAVGQMRQFLSRGGTLLIDLSDGNLGGPFDQSVRRDLARILPGENLKRVAPDHVLYKSFFLLERHGGRIKSRAHLEGMTTDGRLSVIHYANDMSGAMARDEFGSWRYTMSSGGESAREMTYRLGINLVMYALCLDYKEDQVHIPFILQRRR
- the topA gene encoding type I DNA topoisomerase, producing the protein MAKTLIVVESPAKARTISKFLGDDYIVESSIGHIRDLPSKAAEIPAAHKKKPWSRIGVNVDEDFKPLYIVPTAKKAQVKKLKDLLAQSDALFLATDEDREGEAIAWHLVEVLKPKVPIRRMVFHEITERAIHAAIENPREIDHRLVEAQEARRILDRLYGYEVSPLLWLKIKPRLSAGRVQSVATRLIVERERDRMAFKSSAYWSLRANLEKAGDGLKVDGLLADIEGRRIALTRDFDGLTGELTDNARRDNVILLDEKAAMALTDYMTGKHVTVTDIIEKPFTQKPQAPFITSTLQQEGSRKLRYTAKRTMRVAQRLYENGYITYMRTDSNTLSQEAVNAARAQITELFGAEYVPDEPRTYKGKVKGAQEAHEAIRPAGTEFRTPDSLRSELDDDAFKLYDLIWRRTVACQMKDAKGQRTQVRMKADITAAVSEAAGQDVTGKATFTASGKVITFPGFLKAYRFTEDNDGESESDNEDKILPPMAKGEQLDAKELKPAGHNTKPPARYTEASLVKMLEERGIGRPSTYASIIQTIQDRGYVWKKGGALVPTLTAFAVTQLLEAHFTMLVDYEFTARMESDLDNISMGEQQAIPWLHKFYFGLEPTPEEEIEAAGKKSISEVGLKVKISASKAAIDARAISTVPLGDLEEGELVAARVGRYGPYLQIGDSDRRASIPDDLALDELSVEEALRLLEEAALANREMGLHEATGEKVFLKSGRYGPYIQLGEPELDAKGNIKKGTKPKMASLWPDMVPKDLTLEQAELILSFPRVLGTHPETKEEVTVQDGRFGPYISMPKEEE